A window from Fibrobacter sp. encodes these proteins:
- a CDS encoding IMP cyclohydrolase, whose amino-acid sequence MAKEPKELKLKFVDPQPMRYGENSHQAAVFYRDPTCTEASLATAKQLHGKELSYNNIVDADAALEMAREFAGENAVVIVKHMNPCGLATGKTLRTAMEAAWEGDPVSAFGSVIAVTKKVDLKTAEFLKGKFVEILLAPAFEADALEFLKNKSKDIRLLEVGEIKKATKMKVYKHVIGGMLVQDRDVDVYEKFECVTKKKFAKNKEALARFTWIVTKHTKSNAIVMGYEYARGYFQVLGLGPGQPNRIDSNLRLCQPRVRDNVARMKAAQKFFNEKGKCIDKAGLKALEAKVFSEVVMGSDAFFPFPDNVEAAAAAGVQYIVQPGGSKKDDLSIEACNKLGVAMVFTGMRHFRH is encoded by the coding sequence ATGGCTAAAGAACCTAAAGAATTGAAGCTTAAGTTCGTTGACCCGCAGCCCATGCGCTACGGTGAAAACTCTCACCAGGCAGCTGTTTTCTACCGCGATCCCACTTGCACTGAAGCAAGCCTCGCTACCGCAAAGCAGCTCCACGGCAAGGAACTCTCCTACAACAACATTGTTGACGCCGACGCAGCTCTCGAAATGGCTCGCGAATTCGCTGGTGAAAATGCAGTTGTCATCGTGAAGCACATGAACCCCTGTGGTCTCGCAACTGGTAAGACCCTCCGCACTGCCATGGAAGCAGCATGGGAAGGTGACCCGGTGTCCGCTTTCGGTTCTGTTATCGCAGTGACCAAGAAGGTCGACCTGAAGACTGCAGAATTCCTGAAGGGCAAGTTCGTTGAAATCCTCCTTGCTCCGGCTTTCGAAGCCGACGCTCTTGAATTCCTCAAGAACAAGTCCAAGGACATTCGTCTCCTTGAAGTTGGCGAAATCAAGAAGGCCACCAAGATGAAGGTCTACAAGCACGTGATCGGCGGTATGCTGGTTCAGGACCGCGACGTTGACGTTTACGAAAAGTTCGAATGCGTCACCAAGAAGAAGTTCGCAAAGAACAAGGAAGCCCTGGCCCGCTTCACCTGGATCGTTACCAAGCACACCAAGTCCAACGCCATCGTCATGGGTTACGAATATGCCCGCGGCTACTTCCAGGTTCTGGGTCTTGGCCCCGGCCAGCCCAACCGCATCGACTCTAACCTCCGCCTCTGCCAGCCCCGCGTTCGCGACAACGTCGCCCGCATGAAGGCTGCCCAGAAGTTCTTCAACGAAAAGGGCAAGTGCATCGACAAGGCTGGCCTCAAGGCTCTCGAAGCCAAGGTGTTCAGCGAAGTCGTTATGGGTTCCGACGCATTCTTCCCGTTCCCGGATAACGTCGAAGCTGCAGCAGCAGCCGGCGTCCAGTACATCGTGCAGCCGGGTGGCTCCAAGAAGGACGACCTTTCCATCGAAGCTTGCAACAAGCTTGGCGTGGCAATGGTCTTCACCGGTATGCGTCACTTCCGTCACTAA
- a CDS encoding radical SAM protein, which yields MKVSEIFFSIDGEGIRTGAPAVFIRLHGCNLRCSYCDSMYAVEGSDFTEMNVGQIVDKVKSFDCKNVTLTGGEPLIHQDVQTLLQVLDDNGFDINIETNGTMPKPLGFKNVFVTMDWKCSSSNMQGKMKLDNFRNLDSRDVVKFVVGSVKDLEDAARIVESLENICHPTFYVSPVFGTLPYQDMVNWILSNQVMRKNQVRFQVQLHKVIWDPNERGV from the coding sequence ATGAAAGTTTCCGAAATATTTTTCAGCATCGATGGCGAAGGCATCCGTACTGGAGCCCCCGCGGTCTTTATCCGTCTCCACGGCTGCAACCTGCGATGCAGTTACTGCGACTCCATGTACGCCGTGGAAGGTTCCGACTTTACGGAAATGAATGTCGGCCAGATTGTAGACAAAGTAAAATCATTTGACTGCAAGAATGTCACTCTGACCGGTGGCGAGCCCTTGATTCATCAGGACGTGCAGACTCTGCTTCAGGTTCTGGATGACAACGGTTTCGATATCAACATCGAGACCAACGGGACCATGCCGAAGCCTCTTGGTTTCAAGAATGTCTTTGTGACCATGGACTGGAAATGTTCCAGCAGCAACATGCAAGGCAAGATGAAGCTGGACAACTTCCGCAACCTGGATAGCCGGGACGTGGTCAAGTTCGTAGTAGGTTCCGTCAAGGATCTCGAGGATGCGGCAAGAATCGTGGAGTCTTTGGAAAACATTTGCCATCCAACATTCTACGTCTCCCCTGTATTCGGAACACTTCCCTACCAGGACATGGTGAACTGGATTCTTTCTAACCAGGTCATGCGAAAGAACCAGGTTCGATTCCAGGTCCAGCTCCACAAGGTCATCTGGGATCCAAATGAACGTGGTGTTTAA
- the queD gene encoding 6-carboxytetrahydropterin synthase QueD, translated as MYKISKRFEISGAHRLDLPYDSKCTGIHGHNWIITVHCKSKELNAQGMVIDFSHVKKTIKDKLDHKLLNDIVDFNPTAENMAKWICDQIPNCYRVVVQESEGNIAEYEAD; from the coding sequence ATGTACAAGATATCTAAGCGATTCGAAATCTCCGGGGCACACCGTCTGGACCTCCCCTATGACAGCAAGTGCACAGGAATCCACGGGCACAACTGGATCATCACGGTCCATTGCAAGTCCAAGGAGCTGAACGCCCAGGGAATGGTCATCGACTTTTCCCACGTAAAGAAAACAATCAAGGACAAGCTGGACCACAAGCTGCTTAACGACATTGTGGATTTCAATCCTACCGCCGAGAACATGGCCAAGTGGATTTGCGACCAGATTCCGAACTGCTACCGGGTAGTGGTCCAGGAAAGCGAAGGCAATATCGCGGAATACGAAGCAGACTAG
- a CDS encoding NifU family protein, translating to MSEDVTSTLSQKVQDIAKSPKYRGAIFQIEADEKGLALVDVKEASLKVYLMIDPDCDKILETRFFTYGGPVFTALADTFCKKIQMVTVDEACKITAESIEEELRDIPEVRAIPADAAEIGQMNKLIAKVLEEYPEKKATAIIVREKMERIKYRTQTAEGRAEADAEWNALTKVQKIEKIEEWLHKSVRGTLQGDGGDLEILDLTEDNHLKIRFQGACAGCGSAMGGTLFYIEDELQNNVYYNLVVDPEDPLDNLPPQVQEFNDAPSET from the coding sequence ATGAGTGAAGATGTAACAAGCACACTTTCCCAGAAGGTGCAAGATATTGCTAAGTCCCCCAAGTATCGTGGGGCAATTTTCCAGATTGAAGCAGATGAAAAGGGCCTCGCCCTGGTGGATGTGAAGGAAGCTAGTCTCAAAGTCTACCTGATGATCGACCCGGACTGCGACAAGATTCTGGAAACCCGTTTCTTTACCTACGGCGGCCCGGTGTTTACCGCCCTCGCCGATACCTTCTGCAAGAAGATCCAGATGGTAACTGTGGACGAAGCCTGCAAGATTACGGCAGAATCCATTGAAGAAGAACTGCGAGATATTCCCGAGGTTCGTGCCATTCCCGCAGACGCCGCAGAAATCGGCCAGATGAACAAGCTCATTGCCAAGGTCCTGGAGGAATATCCCGAGAAGAAGGCAACCGCAATCATCGTCCGCGAGAAGATGGAACGCATCAAGTACCGCACCCAGACTGCAGAAGGCCGAGCCGAGGCTGACGCTGAATGGAACGCACTCACCAAGGTGCAGAAGATCGAGAAGATCGAGGAATGGCTCCACAAGTCTGTCCGCGGAACCCTGCAGGGCGACGGCGGAGACCTGGAAATCCTGGACCTGACAGAAGACAACCACCTGAAGATTCGCTTCCAGGGAGCATGCGCCGGCTGTGGCAGCGCCATGGGCGGAACGCTCTTCTACATCGAAGACGAGCTGCAGAACAACGTTTACTACAACCTGGTTGTAGACCCGGAAGACCCGCTGGACAACTTGCCTCCACAGGTACAGGAATTCAACGACGCTCCTTCTGAAACTTAA
- the glgC gene encoding glucose-1-phosphate adenylyltransferase, whose protein sequence is MSWSYSREHQKNILCMIMAGGQGSRLQPLTRDRAKPAVHFGGTYRIIDFVLNNFINSGIFKIKVLTQFKSDSLNKHISAAWNLNASLDQYVDLVPAQMRTGDEWYRGTADAIFQNINLITDERPDLVAIFGGDHIYKMDINQMIDFHLSRAALLTIAAIPVPVKEASEFGIIEVDQDNRMIGFEEKPKNPKEMPGRPGWCLASMGNYLFTSKFLVRELMKGAESGATDFGKHIIPALYHDYPVYVYDFNTNIVRGEQASTKGYWRDVGTLDAFYEANMDLCSENPPFDLYNNYWPIRTFNWNQPPARFFAGDNEAHQGAAIDSIVSAGCVIGGGTVVKSILSPGVTIQKDAMVEESILFPNVTIGPGAKVRRAIIEKGLHIPAGFEIGYDLERDKKLFHVTESGIVVLAKDTIIKA, encoded by the coding sequence ATGAGTTGGTCCTACTCCAGAGAGCACCAGAAAAACATTTTGTGCATGATCATGGCCGGTGGCCAGGGCAGCCGTCTGCAGCCCCTCACCCGCGACCGTGCAAAGCCCGCAGTCCATTTTGGCGGCACTTACCGCATCATTGACTTTGTTCTGAACAATTTCATCAACTCCGGCATCTTCAAGATCAAGGTGTTGACCCAGTTCAAGTCCGATTCCCTAAACAAGCATATTTCCGCAGCCTGGAACCTTAACGCAAGCCTGGACCAGTATGTTGACCTGGTTCCCGCACAGATGCGTACTGGCGACGAATGGTATCGCGGTACTGCCGACGCCATTTTCCAGAACATCAACCTGATTACCGACGAACGTCCGGACCTGGTGGCAATCTTCGGTGGTGACCATATCTACAAGATGGACATCAACCAGATGATCGACTTCCACCTCTCCCGCGCCGCATTGCTCACCATTGCAGCAATCCCCGTGCCGGTAAAGGAAGCAAGCGAATTCGGCATTATCGAAGTGGACCAGGACAACCGCATGATCGGCTTCGAAGAAAAGCCCAAGAACCCGAAGGAAATGCCGGGTCGTCCGGGCTGGTGCCTCGCCTCCATGGGCAACTACCTCTTTACCAGCAAGTTCCTGGTTCGCGAACTGATGAAGGGCGCAGAAAGCGGCGCAACCGACTTCGGTAAGCATATTATTCCGGCACTGTACCACGACTATCCGGTGTACGTCTACGACTTTAACACCAACATCGTCCGTGGCGAACAGGCTAGCACCAAGGGCTACTGGCGCGACGTAGGTACCCTCGACGCCTTCTACGAAGCAAACATGGACCTTTGCTCCGAAAATCCGCCCTTCGACCTTTACAACAATTACTGGCCCATCCGCACCTTCAACTGGAACCAGCCTCCTGCACGTTTCTTTGCCGGAGACAATGAAGCCCATCAGGGTGCAGCTATCGACTCCATCGTGTCCGCTGGTTGCGTTATCGGTGGCGGTACCGTAGTCAAGAGCATCCTTTCTCCGGGTGTTACCATCCAGAAGGACGCCATGGTTGAAGAATCTATCCTTTTCCCCAACGTGACTATCGGCCCGGGCGCCAAGGTCCGTAGAGCCATCATCGAAAAGGGCCTGCATATTCCGGCCGGCTTCGAAATCGGTTACGACCTGGAACGCGACAAGAAGCTGTTCCATGTTACCGAATCCGGCATCGTCGTGCTGGCTAAGGACACAATTATCAAGGCCTAA
- a CDS encoding phosphoenolpyruvate carboxykinase (GTP) translates to MSLTLNDIKHPKIKAWVEEVIAMCEPDNVVVADGSVEEYNTLMQKCVDAGLATKLAKKENCYLFRSLPSDVARVESRTFISSVKEEDAGPTNHWIDPVELKKTMSGLYKGCMHGRTMYVIPFCMGPLGSAISKNGIEITDSEYVVLNMDIMTRAGKKVLDIFNADPNADFVPCLHSVGKPLNNGEKDNGVWPCADVEFKYISQFPEEHLVWSYGSGYGGNALLGKKCFALRIATVLARDEGWLAEHMLILKLTNPKGEVKYVTGAFPSACGKTNLAMLIPTIPGWKVETIGDDIAWMKFGADGRLYAINPEAGFFGVAPGTSAESNKNALISAEKNTIYTNCALTEDGDVWWEGIGYPATGKLVDWKGNTRDALPKDKAPKGEEMAHPNARFTAPAYQCPCIAAEWEDPAGVPISAILFGGRRPSTIPLVHQSLSWNHGVFLGSIVGSEITAASTINAAEVGKIRRDPFAILPFCGYNMGDYFKHWIEIGKKSTEDKLPKIFYVNWFRKDADNAELPGGFMWPGYGDNSRVLAWIFDRCNGVDNAKETPIGLMPADGALNTEGLAECYKKTLPAITSVDVEGWKKELADVKENHYPKFGAHLPKELNDIIDMIQDRLNKA, encoded by the coding sequence ATGTCTCTTACTCTGAACGACATCAAGCACCCGAAGATCAAGGCTTGGGTTGAAGAAGTTATCGCAATGTGCGAACCGGACAACGTTGTTGTTGCTGACGGTTCCGTTGAAGAATACAACACTCTTATGCAGAAGTGCGTTGACGCAGGTCTCGCTACTAAGCTCGCTAAGAAGGAAAACTGCTACCTGTTCCGTTCTCTCCCGTCTGACGTGGCTCGTGTTGAATCCCGTACCTTCATCTCCTCCGTTAAGGAAGAAGACGCAGGTCCGACCAACCACTGGATTGACCCGGTTGAACTGAAGAAGACCATGTCCGGTCTCTACAAGGGTTGTATGCACGGCCGTACCATGTACGTGATTCCGTTCTGCATGGGCCCCCTCGGTTCTGCAATCTCCAAGAACGGTATCGAAATCACTGACTCCGAATACGTCGTTCTCAACATGGACATCATGACCCGCGCTGGCAAGAAGGTTCTCGATATCTTCAATGCTGACCCGAACGCTGACTTCGTTCCGTGCCTCCACTCCGTTGGTAAGCCGCTCAACAACGGCGAAAAGGACAACGGTGTCTGGCCCTGCGCTGACGTTGAATTCAAGTACATCTCCCAGTTCCCGGAAGAACACCTCGTGTGGTCCTACGGTTCTGGCTACGGTGGAAACGCTCTCCTCGGCAAGAAGTGCTTCGCTCTCCGTATCGCTACCGTTCTCGCTCGCGACGAAGGCTGGCTCGCTGAACACATGCTCATCCTCAAGCTCACCAACCCGAAGGGCGAAGTTAAGTACGTAACTGGCGCATTCCCGTCTGCTTGCGGTAAGACCAACCTCGCTATGCTCATCCCGACTATCCCGGGCTGGAAGGTCGAAACCATCGGTGACGATATTGCATGGATGAAGTTTGGTGCTGATGGCCGTCTCTACGCTATCAACCCTGAAGCTGGCTTCTTCGGCGTTGCTCCGGGCACCTCCGCAGAATCCAACAAGAACGCTCTTATCTCTGCTGAAAAGAACACCATCTACACCAACTGCGCTCTCACTGAAGATGGCGACGTATGGTGGGAAGGCATTGGCTATCCTGCAACTGGCAAGCTGGTTGACTGGAAGGGCAATACCCGTGACGCTCTCCCCAAGGACAAGGCTCCTAAGGGCGAAGAAATGGCTCACCCCAATGCTCGCTTCACTGCTCCGGCATATCAGTGCCCCTGCATTGCTGCTGAATGGGAAGATCCTGCAGGCGTTCCTATCTCCGCAATCCTCTTCGGTGGCCGTCGTCCGTCCACCATTCCTCTGGTTCACCAGTCCCTGAGCTGGAACCACGGCGTGTTCCTCGGCTCCATCGTTGGTTCCGAAATCACCGCTGCTTCCACCATTAACGCTGCTGAAGTCGGTAAGATCCGTCGCGACCCGTTCGCAATCCTCCCGTTCTGCGGCTACAACATGGGTGACTACTTCAAGCACTGGATCGAAATCGGTAAGAAGTCTACCGAAGACAAGCTCCCGAAGATCTTCTACGTCAACTGGTTCCGTAAGGACGCTGACAACGCTGAACTCCCGGGTGGCTTCATGTGGCCGGGTTACGGCGACAACAGCCGCGTCCTCGCTTGGATCTTCGACCGTTGCAACGGCGTTGACAATGCTAAGGAAACCCCGATTGGTCTCATGCCGGCAGACGGCGCCCTCAATACTGAAGGCCTCGCTGAATGCTACAAGAAGACCCTCCCGGCTATCACTTCCGTTGATGTTGAAGGCTGGAAGAAGGAACTCGCTGACGTTAAGGAAAATCACTATCCGAAGTTCGGCGCTCACCTTCCGAAGGAACTGAACGACATCATCGACATGATTCAGGATCGTCTGAACAAAGCTTAA
- a CDS encoding multidrug effflux MFS transporter, with amino-acid sequence MSSKSKFTFLMFLLGMLSAFGPFVTDLYLPALPNLAEYFMATPSASQLSLTMSMLGLSIGQLFIGPLSDKYGRKRLLVICLVLFVISTMACIVSPDMAVFNACRLIQGLAASGGIVIARSVSADSYRGPVLTKFLAMVSAVNGVAPIAAPVLGGFLLNFMSWKGTFAVLLLYGFVLLFMAGKFQESLPKHRRSDKSILANFSLYVKVFRNGEFVRFFAVCTASMIVLFGYIAASPFIFQKLYGLSPMGFSFCFAMIAFCTAVGCATSGKIGNDRKAIKIAGIGVFIASLAVAACLLTHAPLPLLQLSFMATTFMFGLMQPPASALALNAERKNAGTASAAMGAAGFLMGGIASPIVGVGDIAVSASIMLVTGGFLTMVFMIIAKAKMPKAR; translated from the coding sequence GTGAGTTCCAAGTCCAAATTCACGTTCTTGATGTTCCTTCTGGGAATGCTTTCTGCCTTCGGGCCCTTCGTTACAGACCTCTACCTGCCGGCTCTGCCTAACTTGGCGGAATATTTTATGGCGACGCCCTCGGCATCCCAGCTGAGTTTAACCATGAGTATGCTGGGCTTGAGTATTGGCCAGCTGTTCATCGGCCCGCTGAGCGACAAGTACGGCCGTAAGCGCCTGCTGGTGATTTGCCTTGTGCTGTTTGTAATAAGCACCATGGCCTGCATAGTTTCTCCGGACATGGCTGTCTTTAATGCTTGCCGATTGATTCAAGGTCTTGCTGCTTCCGGCGGTATTGTGATTGCTCGTTCCGTTTCTGCGGATTCTTATCGTGGCCCGGTGCTCACTAAGTTCCTGGCCATGGTTAGTGCCGTGAATGGGGTAGCCCCTATTGCGGCTCCCGTGCTGGGAGGTTTCTTGTTGAATTTCATGAGCTGGAAGGGAACCTTTGCGGTCTTGCTCCTCTATGGCTTTGTTCTGCTGTTCATGGCGGGCAAGTTCCAGGAATCTCTGCCCAAACATCGCCGCAGCGACAAGTCAATTCTTGCGAACTTTAGCTTGTATGTAAAGGTGTTCCGCAACGGCGAATTCGTTCGCTTCTTTGCAGTATGTACCGCTTCCATGATTGTGCTGTTCGGCTACATTGCCGCATCGCCTTTTATTTTCCAGAAACTGTATGGCCTGAGTCCCATGGGCTTTAGCTTCTGCTTCGCGATGATTGCCTTCTGTACTGCCGTAGGCTGCGCAACTTCTGGTAAAATCGGAAACGATCGAAAGGCTATCAAGATTGCGGGCATTGGCGTTTTCATTGCTTCTCTTGCAGTAGCGGCTTGCCTTTTGACTCACGCACCGCTGCCCTTGCTCCAGCTTAGCTTTATGGCGACCACATTCATGTTCGGCTTGATGCAGCCCCCGGCCAGCGCATTGGCCTTGAATGCCGAACGCAAGAATGCAGGCACGGCTTCTGCTGCCATGGGTGCCGCAGGTTTTCTGATGGGCGGTATTGCTTCGCCTATTGTTGGTGTTGGAGACATTGCTGTAAGCGCTTCCATCATGCTGGTTACGGGTGGATTCCTGACCATGGTCTTTATGATCATCGCCAAGGCAAAGATGCCCAAGGCCCGATAG
- a CDS encoding type II toxin-antitoxin system VapC family toxin → MNKSVEQSRILFLDTGAIVRLLQMNPDYYPVVSSVLDYAYEKNITVLTSAVTLFEISRRACVAGEGVLARQYREFFENSRNVKLCEVNGEIAVKAAELFAAAARTNHKLTEAEAQRLATAYVNGADCILTENANFANATDIPVVTLDEVL, encoded by the coding sequence ATGAACAAGTCCGTTGAACAGTCCCGCATTTTATTCCTGGATACAGGTGCTATTGTGCGTCTCTTGCAGATGAACCCGGACTACTATCCGGTGGTTTCCTCTGTGTTGGACTACGCCTACGAAAAAAACATTACGGTTCTTACATCTGCTGTTACTTTGTTTGAAATCTCCCGCAGGGCCTGTGTGGCGGGGGAGGGGGTTCTCGCTCGCCAGTACCGTGAGTTTTTTGAGAATTCCAGAAACGTAAAGCTTTGTGAGGTTAACGGAGAAATTGCGGTGAAGGCTGCTGAACTTTTCGCCGCCGCCGCCCGTACCAATCATAAACTGACTGAAGCCGAAGCCCAGCGCCTGGCTACCGCCTATGTGAATGGCGCTGATTGTATCCTAACGGAAAATGCGAACTTTGCAAATGCAACGGACATACCTGTGGTAACCTTGGACGAAGTCCTTTAA